In Eubacteriales bacterium mix99, the DNA window GTGGAGTGTGGAAGATGTGCCGGTGTTTGCCCTTACAACGCCATTTCCGACAACAAGCGTCCCTGTGAAAAGGCATGCAAGGTAAAGGCGATCCATATGAGCGAAAGCAAAACCGCTTCCATCGACAACGACAAATGCATTTCCTGCGGAGCCTGCGTAAACCAGTGCCCGTTTGGCGCCATCATGGACAAATCCCTGATTCTTGATGCCATCAACATTCTGAAAAAGAGCCGGAACAATAAAGCCTACAAGGTATACGCCGTGGTAGCTCCCTCCATCTCCAGCCAGTTCAGTTATGTCAGGCTTGGCCAGGTGATCAGCGGGATAAAGGCCCTGGGCTTTCATACTGTGGTGGAAGCGGCACTGGGTGCCGATATGGTGACCTGTTCCGAAGCAAAGGAGCTGGCAGAAAAGGGATTCCTGACCAGCTCCTGCTGCCCTGCCTTTGTAAAGCTGATGGAGAAGGAATTTCCCGGGCTTACGAAATATATCTCCGGTAATCTTTCCCCCATGGCAGAGATTTCAAGATATATCAAAAAAACAGATCCCTCGGCAAAAGTGATTTTTGTCGGTCCCTGCATTTCCAAAAAAATGGAGGCCGGAAAAGAGACGGTCCGTCCTTATGTGGACTGTGTCCTGACCTTTGAAGAACTGCAGGCACTCATCGACAGCAGGGAGATTGATCTGGCCTCCCTTCCGGAAAGTGCACTGGACAATGCCTCTTATTACGGTAGAATTTTTGCACGCAGCGGCGGGGTCGCTGATGCAATCCGTCAGGCACTGAAGGAGCAGGGCTTGGAGGACTTTGACTACCAGCCGATTTCCTGTGATGGGATTGATGCCTGTAAAAAGGCATTGCTGAGAGCATCGCGAAACGCCCTGCCGGAGAACTTCATAGAAGGCATGGCCTGTGAAGGCGGTTGTATCGGTGGCCCTGCCTGCCTGACCCATGGGACAAAGGACAGCTCCGAGGTGGATCAATACGGCAGGAAAGCCAGGGAAAAGACAATCCGGAATGCCATTTGCACATTTGAACCCATTTAAAAAAGAGATTTCAAAAGAAATGGTCCGTCTTATTTTTTGGTATCCGGCTTTTTTGTGTCAGACATCGTTTCGATGATGAAATCCACTCGCCTGTTCTTTGCCTTGCCGGCTTCGGTCCGGTTATCCGCAATCGGATGAAACTCGCTGTAACCCACAGCAGAGAACTTTGCCGGTTCGATGGGGGAGCTTTCCGCCAGGTGCTTCAACACGTTGACTGCCCGGCTGGTGGATAATTCCCAGTTGCTTTGAAATTGCCGGCTGTGCATGGGACGGTTATCCGTATGCCCTTCTATCCGGACCATTTTAATTTGATCCTTATATTCCGTCAGAATGGAAGAAATGTTACCCAGCAGCCGGGCAGACTTTTTATTGATATCGGCCCGGCCCGATTCAAAAAGAGCGGAATCCTTTACACGCAGCAGGACTGAATCCTCTCCCTGCTCCATAACATTCAGCTGGTCGGAAAGATCCTCTTCCTTAATGTATTTGTTTATGGATTCGATAATCCCATTTTTTGCCGGAAGCAGTCCATCTCCTCCGTTTATTGCCTGTCCTTCCGATGCAACGACAACGTTCTCCGTTGCTTCTGCTGCAGACGATGCCGATTTCATGCCCTTGCTGTTCATCATGGCAAAGGAAAACAGGATGACAAATATCGCAAGCAGATCCGTCATCATATCACTGTAACTGTTCAGCCAGTTGCCATCGTCCTCCTCCATACTTTCTTCCGATTCCCGGTAATCCCTGGCCATGCCGTCATGCCACCTTTCTCAGCCTTGCCCTGGTACGGTTCTGCTGCTGACGCATGTTCTCTGCTTCCTTTTTTGAGAGGAAAGCCATCAGAGAATCCCGTATTCTCCTAGGATTCTGATTTTCCTGAATGGCAACCAGGCCTTCGATCACGAGCTCTTTTCTTGTTACTTCATCCCGACTCATATTTTTCAATCTTCTTGACATGGGAGTGAAAAGAATATAGGAGATAAAAGCTCCGTAAAAGGAAGTAACCAATTCCACCGCCATCAGGGGACCCAGCCTGGTGGGATCTTCCAGATTAATCAGCATCGGGATAAGTCCCACGTAGGTTCCCAAAAGTCCCAGGGACGTTGCGGTGGATGCTATCATGTCCAGCATGGCATGTCCCTGCCGGTGTCTTTTCTGCATGAAATAGATCTCGCCTTCCATGGAAGAACGAAGGATATCCTTGTCCGTACCATCCACGATAAGGAGTATGCCTTTCTTCAGGAATTCATCGTCCGCATACTCTTCGGCCGTATCCTCCAGGGCAAGGGGCCCTTTTTTCCTGGCAGTTTCGTCGAGGGATACAATGGTATCAATGTCCTTGCTCAAATCAAAGGACTGCCTGTGAAAAGCCTTTTTCATCACCGGCCCGAGGGTTTTCAGCTTTTCTGCAGGGAACGATACCACCAGAGTTCCCAGTGTGCCGCCCACTGTAATAAAGATCGAAGTCGCATCTATAAATGTACGTGCATTCCCCGCCAGTTTAATGGAGTAGAGAATACAGAATATCCCGATCGCATAACCAACCCATATGGATTTTGAAGACTTTTGCACTGCTATCAACCTCCCCGATTCCAGCCGCTTCATCCATAAATCCAAATACGGCTTTTTACAGTCCTGCTATTTGCCATCCGGTAATGCTTATAGATATCCATTCGGCTGTTTTCTGTAAAAGTTGATAGCACGCAGACAGGAACCGGTTCCTCCGTTATTTTTTCTGCCCGTAATAGGCATTGGAACCGTGCTTCCGGAGAAAGTGACGATCCAGAATGTCTTGTCCGATGGGAGTTGCATCCGGGTTGAGCAGAACCGTATGATACGCCATTTTTGCCAGTTGCTCCAGCACCACGGCATGATAAACGGCGTCCCCGGCGTTCTTCCCCCAGCAAAACGGTCCATGGCTGTGAACCAATACTCCCGGAACAGCAACGGGATCCACTGCCCGGAACGCTTCCAGAATAACCTGCCCGGTTTTTTCCTCATAACCTTCCCCGGTCTCATCCCGTGTCATTCTGCGGGTACAGGGGATTTCTCCATAAAAATAGTCAGCATGAGTGGTTCCCAGTGGGGGAATCGCCATGCCGGCCTGCGCCCATATGGTTGCCCAGGTGGAGTGGGTATGGACAATCCCATTGATGCCGGAGAAATTCCGATACAAGGTCAGATGAGTATCCAGATCAGAGGACGGCCGGAGTTCCCCTTCCACTGTCCTGCCATCCAGGTCCACCACAACCATATCCTCCGGCTTCATGTCCTGATAGGAAACAC includes these proteins:
- a CDS encoding L-ribulose-5-phosphate 4-epimerase, with the translated sequence MLEELKQQVWEANQELPERGLVLYTWGNVSALDREKGLAVIKPSGVSYQDMKPEDMVVVDLDGRTVEGELRPSSDLDTHLTLYRNFSGINGIVHTHSTWATIWAQAGMAIPPLGTTHADYFYGEIPCTRRMTRDETGEGYEEKTGQVILEAFRAVDPVAVPGVLVHSHGPFCWGKNAGDAVYHAVVLEQLAKMAYHTVLLNPDATPIGQDILDRHFLRKHGSNAYYGQKK
- a CDS encoding 4Fe-4S dicluster domain-containing protein translates to MKRKFDTSVQYLKYQVLREVARHAFEDRLMECYHDIPNIIVPGPKPTMRCCIYKERAIVAERIKLATGGNRENPNIVEVIDIACDECPVGGFEVTNACRGCIAHYCMGACRCDAITFGENQKAHINKDKCVECGRCAGVCPYNAISDNKRPCEKACKVKAIHMSESKTASIDNDKCISCGACVNQCPFGAIMDKSLILDAINILKKSRNNKAYKVYAVVAPSISSQFSYVRLGQVISGIKALGFHTVVEAALGADMVTCSEAKELAEKGFLTSSCCPAFVKLMEKEFPGLTKYISGNLSPMAEISRYIKKTDPSAKVIFVGPCISKKMEAGKETVRPYVDCVLTFEELQALIDSREIDLASLPESALDNASYYGRIFARSGGVADAIRQALKEQGLEDFDYQPISCDGIDACKKALLRASRNALPENFIEGMACEGGCIGGPACLTHGTKDSSEVDQYGRKAREKTIRNAICTFEPI
- a CDS encoding OmpA family protein — translated: MARDYRESEESMEEDDGNWLNSYSDMMTDLLAIFVILFSFAMMNSKGMKSASSAAEATENVVVASEGQAINGGDGLLPAKNGIIESINKYIKEEDLSDQLNVMEQGEDSVLLRVKDSALFESGRADINKKSARLLGNISSILTEYKDQIKMVRIEGHTDNRPMHSRQFQSNWELSTSRAVNVLKHLAESSPIEPAKFSAVGYSEFHPIADNRTEAGKAKNRRVDFIIETMSDTKKPDTKK
- a CDS encoding MotA/TolQ/ExbB proton channel family protein, yielding MQKSSKSIWVGYAIGIFCILYSIKLAGNARTFIDATSIFITVGGTLGTLVVSFPAEKLKTLGPVMKKAFHRQSFDLSKDIDTIVSLDETARKKGPLALEDTAEEYADDEFLKKGILLIVDGTDKDILRSSMEGEIYFMQKRHRQGHAMLDMIASTATSLGLLGTYVGLIPMLINLEDPTRLGPLMAVELVTSFYGAFISYILFTPMSRRLKNMSRDEVTRKELVIEGLVAIQENQNPRRIRDSLMAFLSKKEAENMRQQQNRTRARLRKVA